ACGGCGAGGCGGGTGACGGTCCCGGAGGCGGAGGCGGTGATGGCGGCCTCCATCTTCATCGCCTCTATGGTGGCGACGACGTCCCCGGCGGCGACCTCGTCGCCCTTGGACACGCGCAGCGTCACCGAGCCGTCGAACGGGGCGGCGACGTGGCCGGGGTCGTCCGGGTCGGCGCGCTCCACCGGCGGCGCGTCCGACACGACGGCCTTGTCGCGGACGGACAGCGTCCGGAGCTGGCCGTTCACGGTGCAGATGACCTGCCGGACGCCCGCCTCGTCGACGTCGCCGACCGCCTCCAGCCCCGCCAGGACCCGCACGCCCGGTTCGAGGTCGAACGCGACCTCGTGGCCGGTGCGCAGCCCGTAGAGGAACGGGCCGGTGGGCAGGACGGACAGGTCGCCGTAGGCGGCGCGGGCCTCGCGGTAGTCCTTGGCGGGGCCGGGGAACAGGAGCCGGTCCAGGGTGTCGCGCACCTCCGGCCCGTCCAGGGCCTTCTCCTCGTCCTCGGTGAGCTCGCCGCGGGCGGGCGTGTACTGGCGCCCGGCCAGGGCCTTGGTGCGGAACGGCTCGGGCCAGCCTCCCGGCGGGTCGCCCAGCTCGCCCTTCAGGAACCCGATGACGCTGTCGGGGATGTCGTAGCGGTCCGGGTTCTCGGCGAAGTCGTCGGGGTCGGCGCCCGCGGCGACCAGGTGCAGGGCCAGGTCTCCGACGACCTTGCTGGACGGGGTGACCTTCACCAGGCGCCCGAGGATCGCGTCGGCCGCCGCGTACAGCCGCTCGATCTCCTCGAAGCGGTCCCCGAGCCCGAGCGCGACGGCCTGCTGCCGCAGGTTGGACAGCTGCCCGCCGGGGATCTCGTGCTGGTAGACGCGCCCGGTCGGGGACGGGAGGCCCATCTCGAACGGCGCGTAGAGCTTGCGGACGGCCTCCCAGTACGGCTCCATCGCGGTCAGCGCGCCGAGGTCGAGCCCGGTGGCGCGGTCGGTGAAGTCGGTCGCGGCGACGATCGCCTGGAGCGGCGGCTGGCTGGTGGTGCCGGACAGCGGCGCGGCGGCCCCGTCGACGGCGTCGACGCCCGCTTCGACGGCGGCGACGTAGGTGCCGAGCTGGCCGCCCGCCGTGTCGTGGGTGTGCAGGTGGACGGGCAGGTCGAAGCGCTCGCGGAGGGCGGAGACCAGCGTCCGGGCGGCGGGCGCGCGCAGCAGGCCGGCCATGTCCTTGATGCACAGGATGTGGACGCCCGCCTCGACGAGCTGCTCCGCGAGCCGCAGGTAGTAGTCGAGGGTGTAGAGACGCTCGTCCGGGGACGACAGGTCGCCGGTGTAGCAGAGGGTCCCCTCGACCAGCGCGTGCGTCTGGAGGGCGGCGTCGATCGCCGGGCGCATGCACTCCACGTCGTTGAGGGCGTCGAACACGCGGAAGATGTCGACTCCCGTATTGGCGGCCTCCCGCACGAACGCGCGGGCCACCGAATCGGGGTACGGCGTGTAGCCCACGGTGTTGCGGCCGCGCAGGAGCATCTGGATGCACAGGTTGGGGGCGGCCTCACGGATCGCGGCCAGCCTGTCCCAGGGGGACTCGCCCAGGAAACGGAGCGCGACGTCGTAGGTTGCCCCTCCCCAAGCCTCGATGGAGAGAAGCTGCGGGGTCATGCGGGCGAGGTAAGGCGCGGCGGCCACGAGGTCGTAGGTGCGTACTCGCGTGGCCAGAAGCGACTGGTGCGCGTCCCTGAACGTGGTGTCGGTGACGGCAAGTGCCTTCTGCTTGCGGAGCTCCTCGGCGAACGCGCGCGCGCCGATCGCCATGAGCCGGTCGCGGGAGCCTTGTGGGATCGGGCCGCTCGTGTCCAGTGGCGGCAGCTTCTCCGCGGGGTCCAGGTCCGTGGGCGCGTCGCCGTGCGGCTTGTTGACGGTGACGTCCGCCAGGTACCGGACGAGCCGCGTCGCGCGGTCCCCGCTGGACCGGGCGGTCAGCAGCTCGGGGTGTTCGGCGATGTAGGACGTCGTGACGCCGCCCGCGCGGAAGTCCGGCTCGTCCAGCAGGGCCTGGAGGAACGGGATGTTGGACGCGACGCCCCGGATGCGGAACTCGGCGACGGCCCGGCGCGCCCGCCGCACGGCCTCCTCGAACGTCCGGCCGCGGCAGGTCAGCTTGACCAGCAGCGAGTCGAAGTGGGGGCTGACGACCGCGCCGCCGTAGGCCGTGCCGGTGTCCAGCCGCACCCCGGCGCCGCCCGGCGAGCGGTACGCGGAGATCTTGCCGGTGTCGGGGCGGAAGTCGTTGGCGGGGTCCTCGGTGGTGATGCGGCACTGGACGGCGTAGCCGCTGACCGTGACGTCCTCCTGGTTGACGCCGAGGTCGGCGAGGGTCTCGCCGCCCGCGATGCGCAGCTGGCTCTGCACCAGGTCGACGCCGGTGACCTCCTCGGTCACGGTGTGCTCGACCTGGATGCGCGGGTTCATCTCGATGAAGACGTGCTCGCCCCGGCCGTCGACGAGGAACTCCACGGTGCCCGCGTTCTCGTAGCCGATCTCACGGGCGAACTTCACCGCGTCCTCGCAGAGCCGCTGCGCCACCGCCGGGTCGAGCTTCGGCGCGGGCGCGATCTCCACGACCTTCTGGTGGCGGCGCTGCACCGAGCAGTCCCGCTCCCGCAGGTGGACGACGTGCCCGGCGCCGTCCGCGAGGACCTGCACCTCGATGTGGCGGGGATCGTCCACCGCCTGCTCCAGGAACACCGTCGGGTCGCCGAACGCGCTCTCGGCCTCGCGGCGCGCCGTGTCCACGGCGGCCTCCAGCTCCTCGCGGCGGTCCACGCGGCGCAGCCCGCGCCCGCCGCCGCCGGCCGCGGCCTTCACGAACAGCGGGAACCCGACCCCGTCGGCCGCCTCCAGCTCCCGTCCGGGCTCGGGCGTGGCCGAGCGCAGCACCGGCAGGCCCGCGCGGCGCGCCGACTCGACGGCCTCGATCTTGTTGCCCGCGAGCCGCAGCACGGACGACGGCGGGCCGACGAACTTGATCCCGTTGCGTTCGCACGCCTCCGCCAGCTCGGGGCTCTCCGAGAGGAATCCGTAGCCGGGGTAGATGGCGTCGGCCCCGACGCGCAGCGCGGTCTCGACGATGCCGTCCACGTCGAGGTAGGCCCGGACGGGGTGACCGCGGCGGCCGATCTCGTACGCCTCGTCCGCCTTCTGCCGGTGCAGGGAGAACCGGTCCTCGTGCGCGTACACGGCGACGCTGGCGATGCCCAGTTCGTAGGCGGCGCGGAGCGCGCGTACGGCGATCTCCCCGCGGTTGGCGACGAGCAGCTTGTTGATCACTTATCTCTCCCAGGAGACGGCTCGGGCGCGTCCGCCCGTGCCCGGCGGCCTCCCGGGCTCGACGCTGAGCTCCGGCGCTGAGCAGGGCCGACCCGGCGGGCGAACCGAATCTTCGGATTCCTACCCAGTTCAGCGGGCGAAGCAGCCCGGTCGAATCCGTCGAAGTTGTGAACAAAGTGACAGAACACGCCTATCGGTGAAAATGGGCCGTTATTCTCCAGGTCGCGGCGTTCGTCCGCCCCGCTCGCTAGGCTTTCCGCCGGTTAGGGGTGGCGTCAGAGGTCTGTGCAGAGTGTCCGCGCCCCGGGTCAGCGCACGAAGGTCCGCCGCGCGGGGGTCCGCGTACGGGGGTCCGCACAACGGGGAGTCCTGGCCGGGAGCCTGCGCCGCGCGGCGTGCGTCAGAGGGTCCGGGCCGGCGGGTCCGCGCCGGAGTGCCGATCTCGCAGGGCCTAATCCCCCAGGGTCTTTCTCAGTGGAGCGAAGGGAACGCCGTGCGGCTGCCGGAGCATCTGGAACTTCTCGTGTCCGACGAGCCGGTCATCGACCTGTACTCGTTCGGCCCGTGGCGCGTGCCGGACGGGCTGTACGACCGCATACGCGAACGCGTCGCCGCGCTCGTCGACGACCCGCGCTGCGTCCCGCTGACCACGAACCAGCACGCCATGATGACCAACCCGGCCCCGCTGGTCGCCGCCGAGATGATCAGCACCCTCGCCTGCCTGCCGGGCGCCGCGGCCCTCTACTCGGGGTCCTTCAGCCTGCTGTACGCCGAGTTCTTCGAGCGCTACCTGGAGAACCCGGGGAAGCTGTGGGCGCAGAGGGGCGACTGGAGCGCCCTGCCGAGCGAGTTCCGGCCGCTCGAATGGCTGGAGGAATGCGGCGACGGGGACCTCGCGCTCACCCTCGCGCTGGAGGCGCTCGACGTGTTCGAGGGCCTGGAGCCGTTCGAGAAGCGCCGCCGGGCGCTGCGCAAGCTCTACGAGAACCCGCCCGACGGCGACTGGTTCGGGGCCTCGGTGGTGCGGCGGCGCGACATGTGGACGGCACAGGCCGGCGACGACGTCCTGGAGGCGATGCCCGAGCTGGCCGGGCCCATCGGCCACCTGGACTGGGTGTGCTCCGGGCTGCTGACCGCCCACGAGCACCTGCGCGAGGTCGCCCCGCACGACGAGGACGCCGACGAGCTGCTCGTCAACCTCCTGCTCCAGGCCGACGTGGACGCGGTGCCCCCCGAGCTGTCCGTCGTCCTCACCGAGGACCGGTACGGCGAGCTGCTCCACCGCTTCAGCGCCAAGCAGGAGACGTTCGACCCGAACGGATGGTCGGTGCACGAGTGGTCGTGGCTCGGGCGGGCCCTCGGCGCCGGAGCCGTCGACGCCTGCCGCGGCTGGCTCGACATGGCGGTCCGCTTCACCGGCGCCGTCCAGGGACTCCCGGGCGTGCCGGCCAGGCCCGATCCCGTCTACGTCCCGGTCGGCGGGTTCGAGCAGGACGTCCGCCGGCTGTTCACCCCGCACCGCCGCATCGCCAACCCGCTCGCGGCGAGCCTCGGCCGCGGCGGCGGCCGGTCCCGCACGCGCGGCTCCGGCACCCGCGCGAAGGTGGAGACCGACCTCGTCGGCCAGCCGGAGGTCGTCGCCGCGCTGCAGGAGATCGCCGAGGGGTCCGGGCCGGTCCGGCTGATGATCGTCGGGCCGGACGGCACCGGCAAGCGGGACGCGGCCCAGGAGATCGTCCGGCTCGTCCAGCGGCACGGCCTCACCGAGCCGCCGCTGTGGCTGTCCCCCGACTTCTTCGCCGCCAAGGAGGTCTCGGCCGCCACCGTGCACCTCTACAACGACGCGCGCGACAGCGCCGGGATGCGGCTGATGGTCATCGACGGCCTCGACGACATCGCCAAGGACGAGCGCAGCGGCGAGGCCGTCCTGGAGCAGCTGCACCGGGCCATCGACGTGCACGACGACCTCCATGTCGTCGCGCTGTGCGAGCCCGGCGGCGACGACCGGATCCGGGAGGTCAACCCCGCGCTCGCCCTGCGGTTCCAGGTCGTCCGCACGCAGCCGTTCACGGCGGAGGGGTTCGCGGAGCTGTTCAACCGGGCCCTCCACCAGCGCGGGGCGCGCGCGCACAAGCGCGCCCTGACCGCCGCCGGGCAGCTGCTCGTCAGCACGCCGCCCGTCCGGAACCTGCGCAACGCCCGCCTCGCACAGCGCCTCGCCGACATCGTCGTGGAGTCGGTCCGCGAGCGGACCGAGCCCGGCCAGCAGCTCGTCGTCAAGCGCCCCGACATCCCCGCCTCGTTCGACTCCCCCGGCGACGACCCCATGGCCGAGCTCGACGCGCTCACCGGCCTCGGCAGCGTCAAGCAGGAGATCGAGCTGCTCGTCGCCGGCGCCAAGGCGGCGAAGATGCGCCGCGACGCGGGGGTGCCCGTCCCCGCCCCGCCCGCCCGGCACATGGTCTTCACCGGCAACCCCGGCACCGGCAAGACCGTCGTCGCCCGGCTGTTCGCCCGCGTCCTCAAGGACCTCGGCGTGCTCAGCTCCGGGCACCTCGTCGAGGCGACCCGCTCCACGCTCGTCGGCCAGTACATCGGCGAGACCGCCGCGAGGACGCGCGCCGTCCTGGAACGCGCACTCGGCGGCGTCCTGTTCGTCGACGAGGCGTACACGCTGGTCCAGGAGGGCGTGGAATGGGACTACGGCCCCGAGGCCATCGCCGAGATGCTGAAGTTCATGGAGAGCCACCGTGACGACCTCGTCGTCATCGTGGCGGGATACGAGCGGGAGATGCGGCGTTTCATCGCGTCCGACCCCGGCCTGGCGTCCCGCTTCCCCAGCACGATCCGGTTCCCCGACTTCACCGACGCCGAACTGCTGGAGATCTTCACCGCGCAGGTGCGGGACGCCGGGCTCGAACTGTCCGACGGCGCCCGCGACCGCGTCGCCGACCTGCTGCGCCGCACGCCGCGCGGGCGCGGGTTCGGCAACGCCCGCGCCATGCGCAACCTGTGCGAGCGCGCCACGGCGCTGCAGGGCCGCCGGGTCACGTCGCTGTCCAGGCCGACCGCGGCCGACCTGGCGGCCCTCCTCCCCGAGGACATCCCCGACGGCCTCGGCGGCGCCGCCCGCGTCCGGCCCGTCACCGACCCGTTCGCCGAGCTCGACGGCCTCGTCGGGCTCGCGGAGGTCAAGAAGGAGGTGCGCCGCCTCGCCGCCGAGGCCCGCGCCGCCGGGCTGCGCCGCGCCGCCGGGAAGACGGTCGGCGTCCCGACCCGGCACATGGTGTTCACCGGCAACCCCGGAACCGCCAAGACGACGGTCGCGCGCCTCGTGGCCGCCGTCTACGCCGACCTCGGGCTGCTGTCGTCGGGGCACCTCGTGGAGGTCTCCCGCGGCGACCTCGTCGGCGCCTACGTCGGCCAGACGGCGCCGCGCGTGCGGGCCGCCGTCGAGCAGGCGCTCGGCGGGGTCCTGTTCATCGACGAGGCGTACGCCGTGGCGGGCGACTCCTACGGCCAGGAGGCCGTCGCCACGCTCGTCCAGCTCATGGAGGAGTACCGGGGCGACCTCGTCGTGATCGCCGCGGGCTACGAGCGGGAGATGGAGGCGTTCCTCGCCGCCAACTCCGGGCTCGCCTCCCGCTTCCCGAAGCGCATCGCGTTCCCCGACTACTCCGACGGCGAGCTCGTCGAGAT
The sequence above is drawn from the Actinomadura hallensis genome and encodes:
- a CDS encoding AAA family ATPase; this translates as MRLPEHLELLVSDEPVIDLYSFGPWRVPDGLYDRIRERVAALVDDPRCVPLTTNQHAMMTNPAPLVAAEMISTLACLPGAAALYSGSFSLLYAEFFERYLENPGKLWAQRGDWSALPSEFRPLEWLEECGDGDLALTLALEALDVFEGLEPFEKRRRALRKLYENPPDGDWFGASVVRRRDMWTAQAGDDVLEAMPELAGPIGHLDWVCSGLLTAHEHLREVAPHDEDADELLVNLLLQADVDAVPPELSVVLTEDRYGELLHRFSAKQETFDPNGWSVHEWSWLGRALGAGAVDACRGWLDMAVRFTGAVQGLPGVPARPDPVYVPVGGFEQDVRRLFTPHRRIANPLAASLGRGGGRSRTRGSGTRAKVETDLVGQPEVVAALQEIAEGSGPVRLMIVGPDGTGKRDAAQEIVRLVQRHGLTEPPLWLSPDFFAAKEVSAATVHLYNDARDSAGMRLMVIDGLDDIAKDERSGEAVLEQLHRAIDVHDDLHVVALCEPGGDDRIREVNPALALRFQVVRTQPFTAEGFAELFNRALHQRGARAHKRALTAAGQLLVSTPPVRNLRNARLAQRLADIVVESVRERTEPGQQLVVKRPDIPASFDSPGDDPMAELDALTGLGSVKQEIELLVAGAKAAKMRRDAGVPVPAPPARHMVFTGNPGTGKTVVARLFARVLKDLGVLSSGHLVEATRSTLVGQYIGETAARTRAVLERALGGVLFVDEAYTLVQEGVEWDYGPEAIAEMLKFMESHRDDLVVIVAGYEREMRRFIASDPGLASRFPSTIRFPDFTDAELLEIFTAQVRDAGLELSDGARDRVADLLRRTPRGRGFGNARAMRNLCERATALQGRRVTSLSRPTAADLAALLPEDIPDGLGGAARVRPVTDPFAELDGLVGLAEVKKEVRRLAAEARAAGLRRAAGKTVGVPTRHMVFTGNPGTAKTTVARLVAAVYADLGLLSSGHLVEVSRGDLVGAYVGQTAPRVRAAVEQALGGVLFIDEAYAVAGDSYGQEAVATLVQLMEEYRGDLVVIAAGYEREMEAFLAANSGLASRFPKRIAFPDYSDGELVEIFTRLAAAEGLRLAPGVPERLRTLLRDVPRGPSFGNGRLMRTMLDAAVAAQSERLGDSADADELSLLTPGDLQPAGPGQAGEGPGLYL
- a CDS encoding pyruvate carboxylase yields the protein MINKLLVANRGEIAVRALRAAYELGIASVAVYAHEDRFSLHRQKADEAYEIGRRGHPVRAYLDVDGIVETALRVGADAIYPGYGFLSESPELAEACERNGIKFVGPPSSVLRLAGNKIEAVESARRAGLPVLRSATPEPGRELEAADGVGFPLFVKAAAGGGGRGLRRVDRREELEAAVDTARREAESAFGDPTVFLEQAVDDPRHIEVQVLADGAGHVVHLRERDCSVQRRHQKVVEIAPAPKLDPAVAQRLCEDAVKFAREIGYENAGTVEFLVDGRGEHVFIEMNPRIQVEHTVTEEVTGVDLVQSQLRIAGGETLADLGVNQEDVTVSGYAVQCRITTEDPANDFRPDTGKISAYRSPGGAGVRLDTGTAYGGAVVSPHFDSLLVKLTCRGRTFEEAVRRARRAVAEFRIRGVASNIPFLQALLDEPDFRAGGVTTSYIAEHPELLTARSSGDRATRLVRYLADVTVNKPHGDAPTDLDPAEKLPPLDTSGPIPQGSRDRLMAIGARAFAEELRKQKALAVTDTTFRDAHQSLLATRVRTYDLVAAAPYLARMTPQLLSIEAWGGATYDVALRFLGESPWDRLAAIREAAPNLCIQMLLRGRNTVGYTPYPDSVARAFVREAANTGVDIFRVFDALNDVECMRPAIDAALQTHALVEGTLCYTGDLSSPDERLYTLDYYLRLAEQLVEAGVHILCIKDMAGLLRAPAARTLVSALRERFDLPVHLHTHDTAGGQLGTYVAAVEAGVDAVDGAAAPLSGTTSQPPLQAIVAATDFTDRATGLDLGALTAMEPYWEAVRKLYAPFEMGLPSPTGRVYQHEIPGGQLSNLRQQAVALGLGDRFEEIERLYAAADAILGRLVKVTPSSKVVGDLALHLVAAGADPDDFAENPDRYDIPDSVIGFLKGELGDPPGGWPEPFRTKALAGRQYTPARGELTEDEEKALDGPEVRDTLDRLLFPGPAKDYREARAAYGDLSVLPTGPFLYGLRTGHEVAFDLEPGVRVLAGLEAVGDVDEAGVRQVICTVNGQLRTLSVRDKAVVSDAPPVERADPDDPGHVAAPFDGSVTLRVSKGDEVAAGDVVATIEAMKMEAAITASASGTVTRLAVPETSPVQAGDLLMVIG